The genomic DNA CAGCCCCTCGACGTGGGCGCCGCGCACGCGCTGGAGGTTGGCGACGGCGCCGCCCCAGCGGTGGCTGAATCCGCCAAACACCAGGGTGTGGCCGGGAAGGGTGGCCCGGGCCTCGACGGTGGCGCCAGGGCAGCGCGTGCGCATTTGGGCCCTGTCGAGGTTGGAGCCGTAGGCGAAGTAGAGCATGGGGTTCCTCCTGTTGAGGGCGGACTCTCGGCCCGCCGTTGTCATTGCCAGCCAGGGCACCCGCAGGGCTCTGGCGCGGTGCCTCCGTGGTGGGGGCGTACTGGGTTGGGCTCGTCGTCCTGCGCGGCGGGGCCTACCTCTCGTTGCTGACGCCGGAGGCGTCGCGCCTCTCGTTGAAGAGCTCCGCCCTCGCCTGAGCCCGAGCGCGGCGGTGCGCGAGGCGCGTCCCTCGGGTGTGCGCCTTTTGGGAGAGGCGCCCGCGGTACTTCTCGACGGGGAACTTGCCGTGCCCCGGACAGCAGCCTCTGTCCTTGCGGGTGATTCCGTATGCTTTCATTGCTGTGTCTCTTGTGTTGGCGAGGGCCTTCGCCCGTCGCGAAAGACATACACGCTCTGGTTCGCCATTGAAGCAAGCGCTGTTTGAGGCGGCGCGAGGGGCGGGCCCGGATTCCCCCTTGGGGAGTCCCCTGGCGCGCACGCAGGCGCGCACCAGGGCTTCGTGGTGCCCGCGAAGGCCCTGTCACGCGGCGGCCATGGCTTCGGCGGGCGCTCCGCCCTGCGTGGCCCCAGCGCCGCCCTGCGCGCTCTGCGGGCCCTCGCTGCCGGGCGAGCCGTCCTCGCCCCCGCCCGAGCCGCGCCTGTCGCGGCGCTGCCCCTTCCATGCGGCGCTGCCCTCCAGCTTCTTGAGGAGGTGGAGGCGGGCCGTCTTGAATTCCTCGCCGATGAGGCCCAGGTGGAGGAGGAACACCCGGAAGTCGTACTTCGCGGTGGCGGGGTTGAAGTCGCGGCGCTTGCTGGAGGCGGCCTTCGAGGCCAGGGCCCGGGCGGCCAGGGCCAACACCAGTTGGACGTAGGCCTTCACTTCGCCTGCGTGTACCGAGCCGTTGAAGTACCGGAATTCAATCGTGCCCCGGAAGAAGAGGCTGTTGAGGTTGAGGCCGTGGTAGCGGCTGGAGTCGTAGCGGTTGGGCATGCTGTTGCGGCGCCCGTACCAAGCCTCATTCACATCCTGGAGGGTGCGGGGGCGCCGGGCCTCCAGTCGCTGGAGGAAGGCCGCGTCGATGGGCCGGCAGTACCGGGCGAGCCGAGCCGCGCTCACCCCGAGGGCCGTCTCCAGGAGGCGCTCCTGCTTGTGCACCATCTTCACCAAGTTGGTGACGCCCTTCGCGTCGAAGCGGCTGCCGTCGACGTGGATGTGGATGCCGGTGGAGGCGTCGGCGCGTGCGCCGGCCTCGCGCGCGGCGCGCACCACCTGCTGTAGGGCGTCCATGTCCTGGTAGGTGAGGATGGGGGAGACGATTTCGCCGCTGCGCTCGCCCCCGCTCAGCGAGGCGTCCGCCACCACCTTCCAGGTGCGGCCCTGGGCGTCCGTCACCTGCCAGTCCCGGTAGTCGCCAGAAACGTGCCCACCCACCGCGCTCTGAATCGCGTAGGCCAGCTTCTGGCGGCTGGCGCCAACCGTCTCAATCTCAATTCCAAACCGGAGCGTCTTCATGGAGTTTGCCTCTCGCGTTCGCGCGGGGCTGTGGCGCCCGTCGCGAAACACATACACGCTCTGGTGTGCGAATGAAGCAAGTCATCTTCGACGTCTGGCGATGTGGATTTGGCCGCCTGAAATTGTCGCGCGAATTCGCGGGGTTTCACGCTGGCCTTCTGGGGGTGGCGCGCAGCCCGGCGTTTCTTGGCTCGGGGCGGTAGGCGGAATTCCAGTGTGTGTGATTGTCCGGGGGATTGGCGGGATGTGTTGGCGCGGAGTCCCCTGCCGCGTCCTCTGGTTCAGCCGGAGCAGCCGTCCTCTGACGCCGGGCTGCTGGCGGGCGCGCGGTGCTGCGGCGCGGGTTCCCCCCTCAGCTCCTGCTTCTCAGCGCGGCAGCACCGCGTTGAGGAGCCTCATGCCCCGCATGGCCTCGGCATGGTTCCCCTCGGCCAGCTCCAGGTAGATGCGTCCGTGATTCGCCTCCGCGAGGCGCTCGGTCTGCACAATCCATCGCTCGCTGGTAGGCGTGCGCAGCTCCAGACTGGCGGCGAAGGTGTAGAGCATCGCGCTCGTCTCCCGGTGGCTGGAGCCGCGCGGGAGGGTGATGTCCACCTGCGGCTGAGGCGTGCCGTATCGGTTCTTGCCAAGACTCAGATTCAACGTGGCGTTCTGGGGTTCAATCACCGTCGTCTGGACAACGTGACGGGACTTGGGGGTGGTCTTCATTGCGTTCCTTTAGGGTTGGCGCGGCGCTTTGTCGCTCGTTGTGAAGGGCATACACGCTCTGTCGTGCGGGTGTATCAAGTCCTCTTTTGCACCGTGATGTCGTGTGCTTCATTGAGTGGGCGGCGGGGAGGCAGCTTGTGCATGTCGCCCGCATGCCCATGTCAGCGGAGGGCTCTGTGCAGGGCTTGCAGCCCGCGCTCTGCCTCTTCATGCGTCGGCCAAGGTCCACCGACGCCGAGCAGCACCAGATAGATGCGACCTCTATTGCCGTCGTCGAGGACCTCCGACTCGACGAACCAGTGCTCCTGCGCCGGGGTGTGCAACTCCACCTGAGCTGCAAGAAGCAGGAGGGCCGCGTTGCGCTGGCGTGCGGAGGTGCCCTGGGGAAATGTGACTTCGACTTCGGGCTGCAACTCGGCGCCGGAGTCGGGGAGGGCCAGTTTCACTTCGACACGGGCGCCCGAGAGCGCCTTTCGAAGCGCCACCGACACGAGGGCGTCGGTGGCTTGTTCCTTTGTCGACATGCTGGGCCTTACCCCTCAGCCTTCGTGGCGAAGTGCGCTGCGGCCTCGGTGGCGCCCATGGCAGTGAGTTCGCGGTGGACCGCGCGTCGGAAGAACTCCGTCCGGCTCGGGATGCCCGCGTCGCGCCAGGTCTTGTCGAGGCCTTCCAGGGCCTCCGCCTCGAAGGAGAGGGGGATGACGCGCTTGCCGTCCTCGCGCACCTTCAGCTCGCGCTCGGGACGCGGGCCCACCGGCACGCGGCCGGCCTCCGCCTCCCGAATCTTCCACTTGAGGTAGGAGATGTCGCTGCTACCCGTCGGGCGCCCCACGACTTCGCGGTACTTCGCCTGCAACTCCTCCAGCGACATGCCAGCGAAGCGCCCGCGCTTGGGGGCAGGCTGCGTGCCTGCGGCCGGGGTAGCGGCCGGTGCGGCGGGCGCCGGAGGCGCGCTGGGGGCGGCGGCCGTCGCCCTGCGGGAAGGGCTGCGCCGCTTCTTCGCGGCGAGGGACTCCTCGATGCGGCGGATGAGGTACTTCTTGTTGGGGCTGCGCGTCTCCTCGCCCACCACTTCGCGGTAGCGGGCACGCAGCTCCGTCAGGTTCATGGATTCCAGCTTCTTCGTCTTTGAGGCGGTGGTGCGGGGCATGGTGGTGTTTTCCTTTCCGGGCCGTGGGTACACGTCTGCCATTCGCAAGGGTGGCCCGGCGGCCCTCATGCGCTGGTGCCCCGCTGGGCGGGGCGTGGTTGGTGAGAGGAGGCGCTACTTGCTGCGGGCGCTGCTGGCGGCGCTCAGGCCGGCTTGGTAGGCGGCTTCGAGGGCCTCCCTCAGCCGCCACACCGCCACGTCGTGGAAGTCGAGGCTGTCGCTGTTGCGTGTCTTCAGGGTTTCAATGTTGAGCGCTTCGCTTGCGATGCGTTCGAGAGTTGCCTCGGGCGCCCGGGTGGGCTTCGCGGTGCTGGTAGGGCGTGGCTTGCGGGGTGCCATTGTTTCATCCTTCCGCGCGCCCTCGGCGGCGCGCGTGAGGCATACACGCTCTGTTGCGCGCGTATGGCAAGTCATTGTGCGCCGGGATTGTGGAGGTGTGCGAAGCACTCCAGGTCGATGGCGCGCGGGTCGACATGCACGAAGGAGGTGGTGCCGTCCGGACGAATGGGGGCGGCGTCGATGCAGTCCTCGGCCGTGACGCCCCCGAGGCGCGCTAGCGTCTCGTTGTCATTCACGTAGTAGTCGTCCGCGTCCGGGTTGGCGTCCGGGCGGAGTCCGCCGCGTAGCACCGCGAAGATGCGCACCTGCTGTCCCTTGAGGAAGGGAATCTCGTCGCCGATGTATGTGGTGGAGCTGCCGATAGCCATAGGTGTCTCCCTGGCGCGCAGTGGGGAGCGCGCGAAGACATACACGCTCTACCTTCGAGCGATAGCAAGTCGAGGAGGGAGGGATTCGGGATGCAGGGGCATGGCGGGCACAGGGGGGCTCTGTTTTGCTGGCAGTGTATGTCTATCGACTGGACTCCTCCGGGGCGCGGGGCTGCTCGTCGGGAGGCACCGCGATTCGGAGGCCCTGGGGGAACCAGCGCTCGCGAGCCTCCTG from Myxococcus xanthus includes the following:
- a CDS encoding amidoligase family protein, encoding MKTLRFGIEIETVGASRQKLAYAIQSAVGGHVSGDYRDWQVTDAQGRTWKVVADASLSGGERSGEIVSPILTYQDMDALQQVVRAAREAGARADASTGIHIHVDGSRFDAKGVTNLVKMVHKQERLLETALGVSAARLARYCRPIDAAFLQRLEARRPRTLQDVNEAWYGRRNSMPNRYDSSRYHGLNLNSLFFRGTIEFRYFNGSVHAGEVKAYVQLVLALAARALASKAASSKRRDFNPATAKYDFRVFLLHLGLIGEEFKTARLHLLKKLEGSAAWKGQRRDRRGSGGGEDGSPGSEGPQSAQGGAGATQGGAPAEAMAAA
- a CDS encoding DUF2924 domain-containing protein; the encoded protein is MPRTTASKTKKLESMNLTELRARYREVVGEETRSPNKKYLIRRIEESLAAKKRRSPSRRATAAAPSAPPAPAAPAATPAAGTQPAPKRGRFAGMSLEELQAKYREVVGRPTGSSDISYLKWKIREAEAGRVPVGPRPERELKVREDGKRVIPLSFEAEALEGLDKTWRDAGIPSRTEFFRRAVHRELTAMGATEAAAHFATKAEG
- a CDS encoding DUF6900 domain-containing protein, encoding MAPRKPRPTSTAKPTRAPEATLERIASEALNIETLKTRNSDSLDFHDVAVWRLREALEAAYQAGLSAASSARSK
- a CDS encoding gamma-glutamylcyclotransferase family protein, translating into MLYFAYGSNLDRAQMRTRCPGATVEARATLPGHTLVFGGFSHRWGGAVANLQRVRGAHVEGL